A window from Pseudomonas alloputida encodes these proteins:
- a CDS encoding DUF1272 domain-containing protein, with product MLELRPNCECCDADLPGDSPDVMICSFECTFCRACAETRFQGRCPNCTGQLVARPTRVGQALANNPASTLRIHKPHAACA from the coding sequence ATGCTGGAACTACGCCCCAACTGCGAGTGCTGTGATGCCGACCTGCCGGGTGACAGCCCCGACGTCATGATCTGCTCCTTCGAATGCACGTTCTGCCGTGCCTGTGCCGAAACCCGCTTCCAAGGCCGCTGCCCGAATTGTACCGGGCAGTTGGTAGCCCGTCCGACGCGGGTCGGTCAGGCATTGGCCAACAACCCTGCCTCCACGCTGCGGATACACAAACCGCACGCTGCCTGCGCCTGA
- a CDS encoding response regulator transcription factor, which produces MTTVLIVDDHPIVRLSLRLLLERERFHVIGEVGNGSEVAQVARELRPDVVILDIGLPGLDGMEVIKRLQSLEPVPKIMVLTGQATDLYVRRCLDAGIGAFVTKEEDHEALLFALKALTKGYSTFPQMSVNSNSLESEPVRLASLSNREMEVLRRLARGENNKNIGTCMNLSAKTISTYRGRIMEKLKTESLVEMVDLAKRNSVY; this is translated from the coding sequence ATGACAACCGTGCTGATCGTCGACGACCACCCTATTGTCCGGCTGTCGTTGCGCCTACTGCTCGAGCGCGAGCGCTTCCATGTCATCGGCGAGGTCGGCAATGGCAGTGAAGTGGCTCAGGTAGCCCGCGAACTGCGCCCGGACGTAGTCATTCTCGACATCGGCCTGCCCGGCCTGGACGGCATGGAAGTCATCAAGCGATTGCAGAGCCTGGAGCCGGTACCGAAGATCATGGTGCTGACCGGCCAGGCCACCGATCTGTATGTGCGTCGCTGCCTGGATGCCGGGATAGGTGCCTTCGTCACCAAGGAAGAGGACCACGAGGCCCTGCTGTTCGCCCTCAAGGCCCTGACCAAAGGTTATTCGACCTTTCCGCAAATGTCGGTCAACAGCAACTCGCTGGAGAGCGAGCCAGTGCGCCTGGCCAGTCTCTCCAACCGAGAAATGGAAGTGCTGCGGCGCCTCGCGCGCGGCGAGAACAACAAGAACATCGGCACTTGCATGAACCTCAGCGCCAAGACCATCAGCACCTACCGGGGCCGTATCATGGAAAAGCTCAAGACCGAGTCACTGGTGGAAATGGTCGACCTGGCCAAGCGCAACAGCGTCTATTGA
- a CDS encoding transporter substrate-binding domain-containing protein produces MKQLLASVLLAIGLANSTELQASSEPRHLLARSISAAAPLTLSGDDRHWLKQRERLVMGSARPDYPPFEINVSQHDYEGLSADYAGIIGEQLDIPIEVRRFDSRHEAITALRDGRIDLLGSSNAFEAADAQLSLSTPYADDLPVIVTREGRSLKSTPELAGLRLAMVDHYLPAVSVRTLYPKAQLSLYRSTLAGLAAVALGEADAYLGDAISTDYMIGKSFQGTLKIDHFSQLAPEAFAFAIASDNPRLHRLVDKALSRISESERLNILRRWSSGNTSLLLQRHLTALSEEEESWITAHPTISVLVNTSLAPLTFNDAQHRPSGITLDLLKQISLRTGLQFTPVESASSQAMIDRLVRGEAQMIGALGYGADRLKQLRYTRPYLVSPRVLVTRNDGESPAQAKALDGKRIALVRGSPQQAVLQQRYPQAEIVEVDNPLGQMEAVANGVADAALSSHINAAYYISHVFKDRLRIANMLDDAPAIAAFAVAADQPQLQAILDKALLSIPPEELDQLINRWRTSTLVSDSPWRDYRTLALQVLVLSALLLAGVVFWNSYLRKLINQRTEAQHALQAQLALSRGLLEQLRQAKDDAEQASQTKSTFLATMSHEIRTPMNAVIGLLELALEDSRSGRSDAQTLQTAHDSAIGLLELIGDILDISRIESGHISLQPVPTNLVELVRATLRVFEGNARAKGLHLHGELPAEPVWVLADPLRLKQILSNLISNAIKFTDRGEVQACLLLPKVAGHGILAIELNVRDTGIGISPADQARLFSAFVQVDGPRARQGAGLGLVISRTLAELMGGALSLQSVEGVGTRVQVSLRLPVCEAPAQADPQLTTHESNSGPLNILVVDDYPANLLLLERQLQTLGHHVTLAENGEIALARWQEARFDLVITDCSMPVMDGHELTRRIRSLEGERGLPAGRILGVTANAQAEERTRCLASGMDECLFKPIGLRTLKTHLPQVRPQQPSPEPFHSGFDLAELRHLTQDDEQLTRHLLEQLSISVGEDLAALRALSTDAPDETVRALAHRIKGGAKMIRVRTVVKDCEAIEHAHAKGLPTVEQRAQLQVSLQALLDEMREALNAIAASRLSG; encoded by the coding sequence ATGAAACAGTTGCTGGCGAGCGTCCTTCTGGCTATCGGTCTGGCCAACTCCACGGAACTGCAGGCCAGCAGTGAACCACGCCATCTGCTGGCGCGCTCGATCAGTGCCGCTGCCCCACTGACGTTATCCGGCGATGATCGCCACTGGCTGAAACAACGCGAACGCCTGGTAATGGGCAGTGCGCGCCCCGATTACCCCCCGTTCGAAATCAACGTCAGCCAGCATGACTATGAGGGACTGAGCGCAGACTACGCCGGCATCATCGGCGAACAGCTGGACATCCCCATTGAAGTACGTCGTTTTGACAGCCGTCACGAGGCCATCACTGCCCTGCGTGATGGCCGTATCGACTTGTTGGGTAGCTCCAACGCCTTCGAGGCGGCGGACGCCCAGCTAAGCCTCAGCACCCCCTATGCCGACGACCTGCCAGTGATCGTCACCCGTGAAGGGCGCAGCTTGAAAAGTACGCCCGAGCTCGCCGGCCTGCGCCTGGCGATGGTCGATCACTACCTGCCGGCCGTCAGCGTTCGCACACTGTACCCCAAGGCGCAACTGAGCCTGTACCGCTCGACCCTGGCCGGGCTCGCTGCCGTGGCGCTGGGCGAGGCAGACGCCTATCTGGGCGATGCCATCAGCACTGACTACATGATCGGCAAAAGCTTTCAGGGCACGTTGAAAATCGACCATTTCTCCCAACTGGCCCCAGAGGCTTTTGCCTTCGCCATCGCCAGCGACAACCCGCGCCTGCATCGGCTGGTGGACAAGGCGCTGTCACGCATAAGCGAAAGTGAACGCCTGAACATTCTGCGCCGCTGGAGCAGTGGTAACACCAGCCTGCTGCTGCAGCGCCACCTCACCGCCTTGAGCGAAGAAGAAGAATCCTGGATCACCGCCCACCCCACTATCAGCGTACTGGTCAATACCTCGCTGGCACCGTTGACGTTCAACGATGCTCAGCACCGCCCTAGCGGGATCACCCTGGACCTGCTCAAGCAGATCTCGCTGCGCACGGGGCTGCAGTTCACACCCGTCGAGAGTGCTTCATCGCAGGCCATGATCGACCGCCTGGTGCGGGGCGAGGCACAGATGATCGGGGCGCTGGGCTATGGTGCCGACCGCTTGAAGCAACTGCGCTACACCCGCCCCTACCTGGTCAGCCCGCGCGTGCTTGTTACCCGCAACGACGGTGAATCACCTGCACAGGCCAAGGCCCTGGATGGCAAGCGCATCGCCTTGGTGCGCGGCTCACCGCAGCAGGCCGTTTTGCAACAGCGATACCCGCAGGCCGAGATAGTCGAAGTTGACAACCCACTGGGCCAGATGGAGGCCGTGGCCAACGGTGTTGCCGACGCGGCCCTGAGCAGCCATATCAATGCTGCCTATTACATCAGCCATGTGTTCAAGGACCGTTTGCGCATCGCCAACATGCTCGACGACGCTCCGGCCATTGCCGCCTTTGCCGTAGCCGCCGACCAGCCCCAATTGCAGGCCATTCTCGACAAGGCGCTGCTAAGCATTCCACCTGAAGAACTGGACCAGTTGATCAACCGCTGGCGCACCAGCACACTGGTGAGCGACAGCCCCTGGCGCGACTACCGCACCCTGGCTTTGCAGGTGCTGGTGCTGTCGGCCCTGCTGCTGGCCGGGGTGGTGTTCTGGAACAGTTACCTGCGCAAGCTGATCAACCAGCGCACCGAGGCACAGCACGCGCTTCAGGCACAGCTCGCGCTGAGCCGCGGGCTGCTGGAACAGTTACGCCAGGCCAAGGACGATGCCGAACAGGCCAGCCAGACCAAAAGCACCTTCCTGGCCACCATGAGCCATGAGATCCGCACCCCGATGAATGCCGTGATCGGTCTGCTGGAACTGGCCCTGGAAGATAGCCGCAGCGGCCGCAGCGACGCCCAGACCTTGCAGACCGCCCATGATTCGGCCATTGGCCTGCTTGAGCTGATAGGCGATATTCTCGACATTTCCCGCATCGAATCCGGGCACATCAGCCTGCAGCCAGTACCCACCAATCTGGTCGAACTGGTGCGCGCCACGCTGCGGGTGTTCGAAGGCAATGCCCGGGCCAAAGGGTTGCATCTACACGGCGAGCTGCCTGCAGAGCCGGTATGGGTGCTGGCTGATCCACTGCGACTCAAGCAAATTCTGTCCAACCTGATCAGCAACGCAATCAAGTTCACCGACCGTGGTGAAGTGCAGGCATGCCTGCTGCTGCCCAAAGTTGCCGGCCACGGCATTCTGGCTATCGAGCTGAATGTGCGCGACACCGGCATCGGCATCAGCCCCGCCGACCAGGCCAGGCTGTTCAGTGCCTTCGTTCAGGTCGATGGCCCGAGGGCACGTCAAGGGGCAGGCCTGGGGTTGGTCATCAGCCGTACCCTGGCCGAACTGATGGGCGGCGCCCTGAGCCTTCAGAGCGTCGAGGGTGTTGGCACCCGGGTACAAGTCAGCCTTCGGTTACCTGTCTGCGAAGCACCGGCACAAGCGGACCCGCAACTCACCACACATGAAAGTAACAGCGGCCCGCTCAATATCTTGGTGGTCGACGACTACCCGGCCAACCTGCTTTTGCTGGAACGGCAACTGCAAACCCTGGGGCACCATGTGACACTGGCGGAGAATGGCGAGATCGCCCTTGCACGCTGGCAGGAAGCGCGCTTCGACCTGGTGATCACCGATTGCAGCATGCCGGTCATGGACGGGCATGAACTCACCCGGCGCATTCGCAGCCTGGAGGGCGAGCGCGGCCTGCCAGCAGGCCGTATTCTTGGCGTGACCGCCAATGCCCAGGCCGAGGAGCGTACTCGCTGCCTGGCCAGCGGCATGGACGAATGCCTGTTCAAGCCGATTGGTCTGCGCACGCTCAAGACCCACCTGCCCCAGGTGCGCCCTCAGCAGCCGTCGCCGGAGCCTTTCCATAGTGGGTTCGACCTGGCCGAACTGCGTCACCTGACCCAGGACGACGAACAGTTGACGCGGCATTTGCTGGAGCAATTGTCGATAAGCGTCGGTGAAGATCTGGCCGCCCTGCGTGCCTTGTCAACAGACGCCCCTGATGAAACCGTGCGCGCCCTTGCCCACCGCATCAAGGGTGGCGCCAAAATGATCAGGGTGCGCACTGTGGTCAAAGACTGTGAAGCTATCGAGCACGCCCACGCAAAAGGGCTGCCGACCGTCGAACAGCGCGCGCAACTGCAAGTCAGCCTGCAGGCACTGCTTGACGAGATGCGCGAGGCGCTCAATGCAATTGCAGCGTCGAGGTTATCTGGCTGA